One Nicotiana sylvestris chromosome 12, ASM39365v2, whole genome shotgun sequence genomic window carries:
- the LOC104233633 gene encoding uncharacterized protein, whose product MPHRTGKKPIREIIYELYPGLEYQMEFDLATMSFLSKSVGLVKIQEMVESESSLTNIEVVEKCFGPQCKSHVVGFGVGITAKEFKGGNSSKTASLEMSNATEKEK is encoded by the exons ATGCCTCATCGTACGGGTAAGAAGCCAATTAGAGAGATCATTTATGAATTG TACCCTGGATTGGAGTATCAAATGGAATTTGACCTTGCAACCATGTCTTTCCTGTCAAAATCAGTTGGATTG GTTAAAATCCAAGAAATGGTGGAATCTGAATCATCTCTTACAAATATTGAGGTTGTAGAGAAGTGCTTTGGACCTCAATGCAAGAGTCATGTTGTTGGATTTGGTGTTGGGATAACCGCTAAGGAGTTTAAAGGTGGTAACTCCTCGAAAACTGCATCATTAGAGATGTCGAATGCTACTGAAAAAGAAAAGTAA